Proteins encoded in a region of the Eretmochelys imbricata isolate rEreImb1 chromosome 10, rEreImb1.hap1, whole genome shotgun sequence genome:
- the MRPL46 gene encoding large ribosomal subunit protein mL46: MALWRGALWSRGQKMAAPMQRALCGAAVPWRWALGPRWLAASAAPRWRLVGALCLQRPPSITQALSPEQEEMVQLVHQIEVEKSNFSDHEIRCLAEEEQLQKMKDNIQDEEADSGQAIVLAQDLEDAWEQKFQRFKAGPRITDADKHNDRTSLNRKLDRNLMLLVKEKVGNQELWLLPQAEWQAGETLRSTAERALATLSGNCIQAKFLGNAPCGLYKYKFPRALRTEGSVGAKIFFFKALLQSGDLPQAERKEDYVWVSRGELGDYLKPDYLTQVNRFLMDQ, translated from the exons ATGGCCCTGTGGCGCGGTGCATTGTGGTCTCGGGGACAAAAGATGGCGGCCCCCATGCAGCGGGCACTGTGCGGTGCCGCGGTGCCATGGCGGTGGGCGCTTGGCCCTCGCTGGCTGGCCGCCTCGGCCGCGCCCCGGTGGCGGCTCGTGGGTGCGCTGTGTCTGCAGAGGCCGCCGAGCATCACGCAGGCCCTGAGCCCGGAGCAGGAGGAGATGGTGCAGCTGGTGCACCAG ATAGAGGTGGAGAAAAGCAACTTTTCAGACCATGAGATCCGTTGCTTGGCAgaagaggagcagctgcagaagatgAAAGACAATATACAGGATGAGGAAGCGGACTCTGGGCAAGCTATTGTGTTGGCCCAAGACCTGGAGGATGCCTGGGAACAGAAATTCCAACGGTTCAAAGCTGGCCCACGAATAACAG ATGCTGATAAACACAATGACCGGACATCTTTGAACAGGAAGCTGGATCGGAACCTGATGCTTCTGGTCAAAGAGAAAGTTGGCAACCAAGAGTTGTGGCTCCTTCCTCAAGCAGAGTGGCAGGCTGGAGAGACGTTGCGAAGCACTGCAGAGCGAGCTTTGGCTACTCTCTCGG GAAATTGCATCCAGGCCAAATTCCTAGGGAATGCACCATGTGGGCTTTATAAGTACAAGTTCCCCAGGGCCCTCAGGACAGAGGGCAGTGTGGGGGCCAAAATATTCTTCTTCAAAGCTCTCCTCCAGAGCGGTGATCTGCCCCAGGCAGAGAGGAAAGAAGACTACGTGTGGGTcagcaggggggagctgggggattACTTGAAACCGGACTACCTAACACAAGTCAACAGATTTTTGATGGACCAGTGA
- the MRPS11 gene encoding small ribosomal subunit protein uS11m, which translates to MTRVPVVAWQRFLGAGLGGYNVALCRDIHTGFQRLQEQMENTSVAPEVIANQSKSDFSLFPPVPGQGSSLTWGGKKYEDIPIAHIKATYNNTHIHVISPENLPFAHTSCGTEGFRNAKKATAIAAQTAGIAAAAKACGKGVSHVRVVVKGLGPGRMSAIKGLTMGGLEVISITDNTPIPHNGCRPRKARRL; encoded by the exons ATGACCCGGGTGCCGGTGGTTGCCTGGCAGCGGTTCTTAGGGGCCGGACTGGG TGGTTACAATGTTGCATTGTGTCGTGACATACACACAGGTTTCcagaggttgcaggaacaaatgGAGAATACCAGTGTTGCACCTGAGGTGATAGCAAACCAAAGCAAGAGTGACTTCAG CCTTTTCCCCCCAGTACCAGGACAAGGAAGTTCCTTAACTTGGGGTGGAAAGAAATATGAAGATATCCCAATAGCTCACATCAAAGCTACGTACAACAA CACCCACATCCATGTCATCAGTCCTGAGAACCTGCCATTTGCCCATACGTCCTGTGGCACAGAAGGATTCAGAAATGCCAAGAAGGCCACTGCCATTGCAGCACAGACTGCAGGCATTGCTGCAGCAGCG AAAGCCTGCGGGAAGGGTGTGTCCCATGTGCGAGTGGTGGTGAAAGGTCTGGGCCCTGGGCGTATG TCTGCCATCAAGGGGTTGACCATGGGGGGTTTGGAGGTCATCTCCATCACAGACAATACCCCAATTCCACACAACGGCTGCCGTCCTCGGAAGGCACGAAGACTTtga